Below is a genomic region from Verrucomicrobiota bacterium.
GGAAGTGGTGGTGCTTGAAAAGGGACCGCAATTCCTGTCCAAGGTGCTCATTTCGGGAGGGGGCCGGTGCAATGTGACACATGCGTGTTTTGACCCGCGCGAGCTAGCCGCGTTTTATCCGCGCGGCGAACGGGCGCTGCTGGGGGCGTTTCGCACCTTTCAGCCTACCGACACCGTGCAGTGGTTTGAATCCCGAGGAGTGAAGCTGAAGACCCAGGACGACGGCTGTATGTTTCCGCTCAGCGATTCCTCGCAAACCATTATTGATTGCATGTTGGGGGCGGCACGCGCGGCCGGGGTGACGTTGCGGAACAATTGCGGGGTGGAACGGGTTGCCCGTCGAGTCGGTGGCGGGTTTGAAGTCTATTTATCGAATCATGAAACCTTGACCTGTGATCGCCTGCTGCTGACCACCGGTGGCTGCCGCACGGCGGCGGCGGGACAACTGGCGGTTTCCCTGGAGCACACGCTGGTGCCGCCGGTGCCATCGCTGTTCACCTTTCAAATTGGCGTCCCCTGGCTGTACACCTTGGCGGGCATCGTCGTGGAGGACGTAAAAATCTCCGCACCAGAGGTGAACCTGAGCGAACGCGGCATCCTGCTCATCACCCACGAAGGGTTGAGCGGTCCGGCGGTGCTGCGCTTGTCCGCCTGGGGAGCACGCACCATGCACGCGCTGAACTACCAGTTGCGAGTACACATCAACTGGCTGCCGACGCTCAGTCCCGAGGCGATCACGGCGGAATTGCTCGCCCGCCGGCAAACCCAAGGCGCACGGCTGGTGGTGAATGCGCCGCTTGCGCCACTGCAAGCGCGGTTATGGGAACAGCTCGTCCTGGCCGCCGGGGTGGCGCGGAACACTCCCTGTGCCGGCCTGACGCGTACCGCGCAACATCAATTGATCCAGCAATTAATCCGCACGGAACTGCCGGTCACGGGAAAAAGCCTGAACAAAGAGGAGTTTGTCACCTGCGGCGGAGTTCCGCTGAACGAGGTGAACTTCAAGACCATGGAAAGCCGTCGGTGTCCGGGACTGTTTTTCGGCGGCGAGTTGCTGGATTTGGATGGCCTCACCGGAGGGTACAACCTGCAAGCCGCCTGGACTACAGGTTGGATTGCCGGAAAAGCGATGGGGGCTGAGGAGTAAATCCGAACTCCGAAAATCGAAAGAAAGCGTCGCCCGCAAATGGACGCCAATAAACGCAAATAGAAAACTGCAGCAGAAAAATTGATCAGTATAAATACAGTACGAAGGAGATAGGAGTCTGGAGTTACTGCCCTAACGCCTTCAACTCAGTTTGGGAAAACTGATATTCGCTGAAGCTCTTGACCTCCGTGGCCAGGCATTTCCGGAAACTCTCCGCGGCCTTTGGCTTATCGCCGGCAAACAGGCGCTTGATGCCAAGGTAAAACCAGGCTTCGCAGGTGCGTTCGGTTTGCATCTGACGGTTGGGCGCGGAGGTGGCGGCCAGGAATTCAGTATCGCTGAGCTTGCCAAGCAGAAACGCGGTGATTTTCTCGGGCCATGGATTGCTTTCATTTTTTGGGCGCAGCTCCATATAAGCCTGCAATTCCCGGTCGGCAGCCGGCTGCTGGTTCAAGCGCGTGCGAATGATCCAGATGAAGAAATGCTCGTAGTCCTGGTCGGCGGGATTGAGTTCGCAAAACCGGTTCAAGTCGTTGAGCGCATTGGTCCAGGCTTGCTGCATATAGTAGGCGCTGGCCCGCCCGAAGTAGGCAGGCGTACACTGTTTGTCGAGCGTCAGCGCGTAATTATAATCCGCGATCGCGCCGTCCAAGTCCCCCTTGCCACGCCTGGCGTTTCCGCGATTGCGCAGCGCCAGGACATATTTTGGGTTAAGCTCCAGCGCCCGGTTAAAGTCGGCAATCGCCCCGTCGAAATCACCCCGGCTTTCCCGGACCACCCCGCTGTTATTGTGGGGAAACCCATAATTCGGGTCCAAGGCAATGGCCCGCGCGTAATCCGCCAACGCCCCCTCGCCATCGCCTTTCTCCTTCTTCGCAATGCCGCGATTATTATACACAAAGGTGTATTTCGGATTCAACTCCAACGCAAAATTGTAATCCACCAGCGCCCCGTCCCAATCCTGTTTGGCGGCTTTGGCGAGGCCGGAATCGTTAAAGTTCTGCGCCAACATCGGTTCAAGTTCATGTGCCTGCGCATAATCGGCCTGCGCTCCGTTCGTGTCCCCCTTGGCTTGCTTCACGCGTCCGCGCAGAAAGCAGGCGTTGGCATTATCAGGCTCAAGCTCCAATGCACGTGTATAATCCGCCAGGGCTCCCTCCCAATCCTTTTGCGCTTGCCGGGCATAACCGCGCAGCAGGTAGGCCTGGCCGTCCTTGTTGGTGAGTTCGATGGCGCGGGAATAATCGGTGATTGCCCCGGACAGATCCTCCTTGGCAAACCGGGCGATGCCACGGGCAATGCTGGCACTGGCATCCTTCGGATCCAGCTCCAGTGCGCGAGTGAGATCAGTAATAGCACCCGCCAGATTACCCGTGCGCAGCCTGGAGATGCCACGATTATAAAACGCCAGAATACATTTGGGATCAAGCTCGATGGCCCGGGTAAAGTCCGCCAAGGCACCCGCGGCTTCCTTTTGGGTTAATTGGATGATGCCCCGGTTGTTGTAGGCTTCGGTAAAGTTCGGCTTGCGTTCAATCGCCCGGTTGTACTCGGTGCGGGCTCGATCCAGGTTCCCATTCTCCTGGAGAGCGCGGGCACGGGTAAAATGCGTGAAGGCATCGGCTTGGCCAAAGACCATTGCTGGCAGGGCCACCACACCCAGAATACTCAGGATAATGCCGAGGCTGCGTCGGTTCATATTCAATTGACCATAACACTAGACGTGATCGTGCCTGGCGGCAAACCCGAACTCCCCAATCACTGCTTGGGCAACTCCAGGCACTTCAGCTCATGCAAATTACGGAGCAACAACTTCCCATCGGAAAGGGCCATGGGCGCCCACGGGCTGCCGCCATCAAACAGATTCACCCTGGCCAGCAACTTGAAACCGGCGGGGTTGACCTCAAACAGGTGAAGTTCCCCGGTTTTGCCCTGCATCACCAACGCCAGGTCATCCACCAACAGCAGCGCGCCGTTGTCAAAACGCAGGTCAGGCCCGGTCTGCCACTGGACTTGCCCTTGCAGGTTCAGGCAAACCAAGCCGGTATTCGTAGCCCCGTGCTCCTTGAAGCTCAGCACATAGACATGATCGCGGTATAAAATCGGCGAATGAATATGGCCGGCGACCTCTTTATTATGGAGCACCACCTTCGTCGCCCATTGCTCGCGCTCGTGACTGACTTGCAACAGGGCACAACCAAGCCGGTACCCGCCGGTGATGAACAGGCGGTCCTCGCCCAAACGCAACGGTTGGGCCATCGGGATTTTGTGCGGTCCAGGCGTCTTGGTCTGCCAGAGAATACGGCCGGTACTGGGCTCCACGGCAGACACAATCGCCGGCGGATATTTCTCCGGATCACTCGGTTGGGCCAGCATGATGATCTGCTCCACCCCGCAGAGTCGCGTCAAATACGGACTCACATGACTGTACCAATTGCGACCAATATAGGCGGATCGCCAGCG
It encodes:
- a CDS encoding NAD(P)/FAD-dependent oxidoreductase, with protein sequence MSVQRIVIVGGGAAGIFAAVTCAEAVPGREVVVLEKGPQFLSKVLISGGGRCNVTHACFDPRELAAFYPRGERALLGAFRTFQPTDTVQWFESRGVKLKTQDDGCMFPLSDSSQTIIDCMLGAARAAGVTLRNNCGVERVARRVGGGFEVYLSNHETLTCDRLLLTTGGCRTAAAGQLAVSLEHTLVPPVPSLFTFQIGVPWLYTLAGIVVEDVKISAPEVNLSERGILLITHEGLSGPAVLRLSAWGARTMHALNYQLRVHINWLPTLSPEAITAELLARRQTQGARLVVNAPLAPLQARLWEQLVLAAGVARNTPCAGLTRTAQHQLIQQLIRTELPVTGKSLNKEEFVTCGGVPLNEVNFKTMESRRCPGLFFGGELLDLDGLTGGYNLQAAWTTGWIAGKAMGAEE
- a CDS encoding tetratricopeptide repeat protein produces the protein MNRRSLGIILSILGVVALPAMVFGQADAFTHFTRARALQENGNLDRARTEYNRAIERKPNFTEAYNNRGIIQLTQKEAAGALADFTRAIELDPKCILAFYNRGISRLRTGNLAGAITDLTRALELDPKDASASIARGIARFAKEDLSGAITDYSRAIELTNKDGQAYLLRGYARQAQKDWEGALADYTRALELEPDNANACFLRGRVKQAKGDTNGAQADYAQAHELEPMLAQNFNDSGLAKAAKQDWDGALVDYNFALELNPKYTFVYNNRGIAKKEKGDGEGALADYARAIALDPNYGFPHNNSGVVRESRGDFDGAIADFNRALELNPKYVLALRNRGNARRGKGDLDGAIADYNYALTLDKQCTPAYFGRASAYYMQQAWTNALNDLNRFCELNPADQDYEHFFIWIIRTRLNQQPAADRELQAYMELRPKNESNPWPEKITAFLLGKLSDTEFLAATSAPNRQMQTERTCEAWFYLGIKRLFAGDKPKAAESFRKCLATEVKSFSEYQFSQTELKALGQ
- a CDS encoding PQQ-binding-like beta-propeller repeat protein, encoding MNRRLAQGMILAAWLGATALAQTADWPQLGGPNGAGVSPERGFARAWPTNGPKVAWSIPLGDGYAGAAVRDALVYVLDRAGEAQDVLRCLDLATGREHWQLALDAPGKLPFHGSRNVPTVDAERVYAVGPFGQVYCVNRSTHQLEWQHHLLAEFKDPQVDRAAAATNRLDALARTQLPMWGMTQAPLIYQDVVIVAPQTAKVGLVAYDKVTGKERWRSAYIGRNWYSHVSPYLTRLCGVEQIIMLAQPSDPEKYPPAIVSAVEPSTGRILWQTKTPGPHKIPMAQPLRLGEDRLFITGGYRLGCALLQVSHEREQWATKVVLHNKEVAGHIHSPILYRDHVYVLSFKEHGATNTGLVCLNLQGQVQWQTGPDLRFDNGALLLVDDLALVMQGKTGELHLFEVNPAGFKLLARVNLFDGGSPWAPMALSDGKLLLRNLHELKCLELPKQ